A region from the Meiothermus sp. Pnk-1 genome encodes:
- a CDS encoding 23S rRNA (pseudouridine(1915)-N(3))-methyltransferase RlmH → MRIRVAAVGKPKLAYARAGVEEYSHRLNKTGRFELLQVREGKPGEESSRLLEVSQGYLRVVLDERGELVDTLSLHKKLLDWELHGEKGVAFLIGGANGHTEELRRRADWLLSLSRFTLQHELALVVLLEQLYRVETLKRGEPYHR, encoded by the coding sequence ATGCGGATCCGGGTGGCCGCGGTAGGTAAACCCAAGCTGGCCTATGCCAGGGCTGGAGTGGAAGAATATTCGCACCGCTTGAATAAAACCGGCAGATTCGAGCTGCTCCAGGTGCGGGAGGGAAAGCCGGGGGAGGAAAGCTCGAGGCTGCTCGAAGTTAGCCAGGGCTACCTGCGGGTAGTGCTGGACGAGCGCGGCGAACTGGTCGATACCCTCAGCCTGCACAAGAAGCTCTTGGACTGGGAGCTGCACGGCGAAAAGGGGGTGGCTTTCCTGATCGGCGGGGCGAATGGGCACACCGAGGAATTGCGTCGGAGGGCCGACTGGCTCTTAAGCCTATCCAGGTTCACCCTCCAGCACGAGCTGGCTTTAGTGGTGTTGCTCGAGCAGCTATATCGGGTCGAGACCTTGAAGCGCGGCGAGCCCTACCACCGTTAG
- a CDS encoding thiamine pyrophosphate-dependent dehydrogenase E1 component subunit alpha, whose product MIKDAWTFKPFSAAPIALMDEQGNWVADFPLELPPDFLRGLYRDMLAARLLDEKFVILIRTGKTSFIAPHAGHEAAHVGIAHAMQRGHDWLFPYYRDMGLMVAMGMPFKEIFGQMLGNAADPAKGRQMPSHPGSRALNIFTVCSAIASHIPPAAGAAVSMKLKGTGQVSVCTFGDGATSEGDWYAGLNFAAVQGAPAVFACLNNRYAISVDLSHQTAAHSIADKAHAFGIPGYRVDGMDALASYFVMREVIERARSGHGPALVELEVYRYGPHSSADDDLRYRPKEEVEAAKKRDPIERFRRLLEKQGLWNLEWEERLRADLKARIDRALEEAEAMGEVPALAMFDDVFAEPTWNLIEQRALVQEELR is encoded by the coding sequence ATGATTAAAGATGCATGGACGTTCAAGCCCTTCTCCGCAGCCCCCATCGCCCTGATGGACGAGCAAGGCAACTGGGTGGCGGACTTCCCCTTGGAGCTTCCCCCCGACTTCCTGCGCGGGCTCTACCGGGACATGCTGGCGGCGCGACTGCTGGATGAGAAGTTCGTCATCCTCATCCGCACCGGTAAAACCAGCTTCATCGCCCCCCACGCCGGGCACGAAGCCGCCCACGTGGGCATCGCCCACGCCATGCAGCGCGGCCACGACTGGCTGTTCCCCTATTACCGCGACATGGGGCTGATGGTGGCGATGGGGATGCCGTTCAAAGAGATCTTCGGGCAGATGCTGGGCAACGCCGCCGACCCGGCTAAGGGCCGCCAGATGCCTTCCCACCCGGGCTCGAGGGCGCTCAACATCTTCACGGTCTGCTCGGCCATCGCCAGCCACATCCCCCCGGCGGCGGGGGCCGCAGTCAGCATGAAGCTCAAGGGGACCGGCCAGGTCTCGGTCTGCACCTTCGGCGATGGGGCGACCTCTGAGGGCGACTGGTACGCGGGCCTCAACTTTGCCGCTGTACAGGGGGCTCCAGCGGTATTTGCGTGCCTCAACAACCGCTACGCCATCAGCGTAGACCTCTCCCACCAGACCGCCGCCCACAGCATCGCCGACAAAGCCCATGCCTTTGGCATCCCCGGCTATCGCGTGGACGGGATGGACGCGCTGGCCAGCTACTTTGTGATGCGGGAAGTGATCGAGCGGGCCCGAAGCGGGCACGGGCCGGCGTTAGTAGAGCTCGAGGTCTACCGCTACGGCCCGCACTCCTCCGCCGACGACGATCTCCGCTACCGCCCCAAGGAGGAGGTGGAAGCGGCCAAGAAGCGTGACCCTATCGAGCGCTTCCGGCGCTTGTTGGAGAAGCAGGGCCTATGGAACCTGGAGTGGGAGGAGCGGCTCCGCGCCGACCTCAAGGCCCGGATCGACCGCGCGCTCGAGGAAGCCGAGGCTATGGGAGAGGTTCCCGCGCTGGCCATGTTCGACGACGTATTTGCCGAACCGACCTGGAACCTGATCGAGCAACGCGCGCTCGTCCAGGAAGAGCTTCGGTAG